Within bacterium, the genomic segment CATGAAGTTGGTGTCCCCGTGCCAGCAAAACACAATGTGAAAATGCACGTGTTCTTCCAGGCCCGCCCCGGCAGTTTTGCCCAGGTTTAACCCCCCGTTGAACCCTTCGGGGGCCATGAGATTTTCCATAGCCTTCAGGCTGAAACGGAACAGTTTCATGGTTTCGAAATATTCAGGATCAGTCAATTCGGAAAGGTCCGAAGTGTGGGCAATGGGCGCAATGAGGATGTGTCCGTTGTTGTAGGGGTATTTGTTCATTAGGACCATAGCTTTCTCGTTGCGGTAAAGGAGGAGGTTATCTTCGGAAGGCTCAGCCTGAGCCAGATCGCAGATAAAACAGCCCT encodes:
- a CDS encoding HIT domain-containing protein, which codes for MKVLWAPWRMEYILSEGEQGCFICDLAQAEPSEDNLLLYRNEKAMVLMNKYPYNNGHILIAPIAHTSDLSELTDPEYFETMKLFRFSLKAMENLMAPEGFNGGLNLGKTAGAGLEEHVHFHIVFCWHGDTNFMAVIGDLRVIPEAIRETYNFLKPMFDDYRE